In Candidatus Bathyarchaeia archaeon, the genomic stretch ATGCATTATTTTTATGAGCTCATTTATATCAAAATCCATTTTAAGGGGTAGCCCAAAGGATGCTAGTAGCCTATTTTGTCTTTCCCATTCATCTATATTCCAGAATCCCTTTCTAACGGCGATCCAACCAGATAATCTCATGCCAACTGAAACTGCTTCGCCATGTAAACATTTGTAGCCACTGAGCCTTTCAAGGGCATGGGCGGGGGTATGCCCATAATTTAGAATAGATCTTTTATTCTCCTCTCTAGGATCCTCCTCAACTATTCCCTTCTTTATTATGCATGACCTCTTTATTATATGGAGCAGTGCATCCCCGTCAAGCCTCTTTATCCTTTCAGTATTCCTCTCAAGATAATTGAATAAATCCTTATCACATATGACACCATATTTGACAACCTCAGATAATCCGCTGAGAAACTCTCTTTTAGGAAGGGTTTTAAGTAGTGAGGGGTCAATGTAAACTCTCCTCGGCTGATAGAACGACCCTATTATATTTTTGCCCTCTTCAGTATCTACAGCGGTTTTTCCACCTATACTACTATCAACCTGGGCCATTAATGTTGATGGAACCTGGATGTATGGAATCCCGCGCATAAATACTGATGCTGTAAAGCCGCTTACGTCCCCAACAACGCCTCCGCCTAAGGCTATAATTGCAGATTTCCTGTTAAATCCATTCTCAAGGAGCTTTGTAACCAAATATTTAACAGTGTCTAAACTTTTTGATCCTTCGCCTTCAGGGAAATCGATTAGGCAGGCGCTGATATTCTCCTCATTAAATCTTCTGAGTAACCTTTCACCATAAATGTCCCTGATACTTGAATCTGTTATTATAGCGTATTTATCGCCTACTGGATTCTTTTTTAGGTCTAAGGGTATGTCTTCCAGAATATTGTATCCTATGATGATGTCATAGGATTCATTGAGGAACCTCTTAATGTTTAAGCTTAGTTTCTCAAAATATCTCAAATATTTGCCCCACAGCCATTTATTTAGGCGTTGCGTTAGCCCATTAACCTTCGGCAGCATTTAGCATATAAATTTTCTTGCAGACATCTATTATTTTCTTAAGCTCGAAGGGCAATATCATTTGAGGCCCATCAGATAATGCCTCATTAGGATTATAGTGAACCTCTATCATTAGTCCGTGCGCTCCAGCGGCTATAGCGGCTTTACTCATAGAGTAGATTAAATCCCTGCGTCCGGTCCCATGGCTTGGATCAACTATTACCGGTAGATATGTCTCTTTCTTTATCACCGGGATAGCGCTTAAATCTAGACTATACCGTGTAAATTGCCTGCCTCTGCCAATTGGTATTATTCCTCTCTCACAGAGGATTACATCCTTATTTCCCTGAGCCACTGCTCTCTCAGAGAAAGAAAGAAATTCTTCTATGCTTGCGCCAAAATTCCTCTTTATTAAAATGGGCTTCTTTTGTTTAGCAGCTTCCTCAATTAAATCCTGATTATACATGTTTCTAGCACCTATCTGAAGTATGTCCACGTATTTAGCAACTAATTCAACGTGCCTTTCACTTCTAACCTCCGATATTGTTGGCATACCATACTCTTCACCAGCCCTAGCTAGAAGCTCCAGCCCCTCCTCACCTAACCCCTGAAAGGAATGAACGGATGTTCGAGGTTTGAAAGCTCCGCCACGCAATATGTCTGCACCAGCCTCACTAACCTCTTTAGCAATCCTAAAAATCTGCTCTCTACTTTCAACAGCACATGGTCCAGCTATAAAAACAGGCCTATTCTTACCGCCTATCCTAACACCTTTAACTTCTATAACCCTATCTTCTGGGAAAAAC encodes the following:
- the aroF gene encoding 3-deoxy-7-phosphoheptulonate synthase, which gives rise to MAIVMRPDATDEDIERVIKFVREKYGLRVDVSRGEFQTLLGLIGDEDKVDFDRIALLPGVEKAYRIASPYRLVARSFFPEDRVIEVKGVRIGGKNRPVFIAGPCAVESREQIFRIAKEVSEAGADILRGGAFKPRTSVHSFQGLGEEGLELLARAGEEYGMPTISEVRSERHVELVAKYVDILQIGARNMYNQDLIEEAAKQKKPILIKRNFGASIEEFLSFSERAVAQGNKDVILCERGIIPIGRGRQFTRYSLDLSAIPVIKKETYLPVIVDPSHGTGRRDLIYSMSKAAIAAGAHGLMIEVHYNPNEALSDGPQMILPFELKKIIDVCKKIYMLNAAEG
- the aroB gene encoding 3-dehydroquinate synthase → MRYFEKLSLNIKRFLNESYDIIIGYNILEDIPLDLKKNPVGDKYAIITDSSIRDIYGERLLRRFNEENISACLIDFPEGEGSKSLDTVKYLVTKLLENGFNRKSAIIALGGGVVGDVSGFTASVFMRGIPYIQVPSTLMAQVDSSIGGKTAVDTEEGKNIIGSFYQPRRVYIDPSLLKTLPKREFLSGLSEVVKYGVICDKDLFNYLERNTERIKRLDGDALLHIIKRSCIIKKGIVEEDPREENKRSILNYGHTPAHALERLSGYKCLHGEAVSVGMRLSGWIAVRKGFWNIDEWERQNRLLASFGLPLKMDFDINELIKIMHYDKKIESESLMFVLPKKIGEMASINGRYKIPISEDELRIFLAELS